The nucleotide window TAGCTgggcatccctccctcccttctctctcttacaATGAGCCAGAAGTTGGAGAAGTTGACCTTGGAGACGGACCAGAGCTGTCAGCCTCTGGTCTACACCGTGGAGGAGCTGGAGTGTAAGATTTGCTACAACCGTTATGACACGCGCACCCGCAAGCCCAAGGTGTTGGGCTGCCTCCACCGCGTCTGCGCCAAATGCCTGAAGAAGATCGTGGAGAACTCGTCCCCCAGCATTGTCAGCTGCCCCTTCTGCCGCCACGAGACGCACGTGTCCGACGATGACATCTGGCTGCTGCAGGACGACAGCAACATCCTGGCCATCCTCACCTACCAGGACCGCGCCAGGAAGAGTGGCGGTTCCATCACTCCGAGTGGGGAGGTGCTGCTCACTCCGGGCAGCCTGAGCGGGAGTGGCGGTGGAGAGGGTGGCTGTGGTGGTACTGGGGGCGGCTGCGTCACAACCAGTGAGCAGTCACACAGCTCCTCCGACTGCCTGGTCATCACCATCATGGAGGTGCCGGGCGAGTCGCAGTCATCAGACTCCATGAGCATGCTCAATATGGTGCGCCTGTACCGGCCCGCCAGCCTGGCCTCGCTGCCCTGCCACCTGCCCGCGCAGAAGTGCGGCGCATGGACCTCTCGCACCTTCCCCAGCTTCCTTATCGGCGTCCTGTGTCTAGTCTACTTCTCATCGCTGCCGCTGGGCATCTATCTTCTGATGATCCAGCAGCTCACCCTGGGAATCATCCTGGTCAGCCTGGTGCCCTCCACCCTGGTTCTGTGTGTCTTCTACGGCTTCTGTCAATGCCTGTGCCATGAGATCATGCAGTCCATAGCCACATAACCATGCCTCCGCTTTACTCCCCTTCTCCATCCTAATACCAATGTATTTCTATCAATGGATGTGACATAGCAAGACCT belongs to Salvelinus namaycush isolate Seneca chromosome 20, SaNama_1.0, whole genome shotgun sequence and includes:
- the LOC120064657 gene encoding E3 ubiquitin-protein ligase RNF182, giving the protein MSQKLEKLTLETDQSCQPLVYTVEELECKICYNRYDTRTRKPKVLGCLHRVCAKCLKKIVENSSPSIVSCPFCRHETHVSDDDIWLLQDDSNILAILTYQDRARKSGGSITPSGEVLLTPGSLSGSGGGEGGCGGTGGGCVTTSEQSHSSSDCLVITIMEVPGESQSSDSMSMLNMVRLYRPASLASLPCHLPAQKCGAWTSRTFPSFLIGVLCLVYFSSLPLGIYLLMIQQLTLGIILVSLVPSTLVLCVFYGFCQCLCHEIMQSIAT